A region from the Ralstonia pickettii genome encodes:
- a CDS encoding class I SAM-dependent methyltransferase: MNDLQTASPDSTAARVALWRALHVHSDAPPHVLEDEVGLKLLAPEPGWQQRGDMNPQFTRPFRASIVARARFIEDLVIEHAGRGLSQYVILGAGLDSFAQRRPDVASRMTVFEVDQPGPQAWKRQRLADVGLGVPDWLRFVPVDFEARESWQDALVAAGFDASRPAIVVSTGVSMYLSKEANAATLRQVASLAPGSMLAMTFLLPLEMADPDVRPGLEMAEKGARASGTPFISFFTPPEMLALARENGFRDAQHISADMLTERYFLGRTDGLRPPRNAEELLLATV; the protein is encoded by the coding sequence ATGAACGACCTACAGACAGCATCCCCCGACAGCACCGCGGCGCGCGTCGCGTTGTGGCGCGCCTTGCATGTGCACAGCGATGCGCCGCCGCATGTGCTGGAAGACGAGGTCGGGCTGAAGCTGCTCGCCCCGGAACCGGGCTGGCAGCAACGCGGCGACATGAACCCGCAATTCACGCGGCCGTTTCGCGCGTCCATCGTGGCGCGTGCGCGTTTTATCGAAGACCTCGTCATCGAACACGCCGGCCGCGGTCTGAGCCAGTATGTGATTCTTGGGGCGGGGCTCGACAGCTTTGCCCAACGCCGGCCGGATGTGGCCTCGCGCATGACGGTATTTGAAGTCGATCAGCCTGGCCCACAAGCCTGGAAGCGCCAACGTTTGGCGGATGTGGGCTTGGGCGTTCCGGATTGGCTGCGCTTCGTGCCGGTGGATTTCGAGGCACGCGAATCCTGGCAGGATGCGCTGGTCGCGGCCGGTTTTGATGCAAGCAGACCGGCCATCGTGGTGTCGACGGGTGTGAGCATGTATCTGTCGAAGGAAGCCAATGCGGCCACGCTGCGGCAGGTGGCATCGCTTGCGCCGGGCTCGATGCTGGCGATGACGTTCCTGCTGCCACTGGAGATGGCTGACCCCGACGTCCGACCCGGCCTTGAGATGGCGGAAAAAGGCGCGCGCGCAAGCGGCACACCGTTCATCAGCTTCTTCACGCCGCCCGAGATGCTCGCGCTGGCCCGCGAAAACGGCTTTCGCGATGCCCAGCACATTTCGGCAGATATGTTGACGGAGCGCTACTTCTTGGGCCGAACCGACGGCCTGCGCCCGCCGCGCAACGCAGAAGAACTGTTGCTGGCGACGGTCTAG
- a CDS encoding response regulator, with amino-acid sequence MSKILVVDDSSTVRDEVAGFLKKHGLAVDTAVDGKDGLAKIKANPGVKLVISDVNMPNMDGLTMVEKVRGELGNKTVNVIMLTTESSPAMKDRGKAAGVKGWIVKPFKGDAVLETFKKLAS; translated from the coding sequence ATGAGCAAGATTCTGGTTGTCGACGATTCGAGCACCGTCCGCGATGAGGTGGCCGGCTTCCTGAAGAAGCACGGCCTGGCGGTCGACACTGCCGTGGACGGCAAGGACGGCCTGGCCAAGATCAAGGCGAACCCGGGCGTCAAACTCGTCATCAGTGACGTCAACATGCCCAACATGGACGGTTTGACCATGGTCGAAAAGGTGCGCGGCGAGCTGGGCAACAAGACCGTCAACGTCATCATGCTGACCACCGAAAGCAGCCCCGCCATGAAAGACCGCGGCAAGGCCGCCGGCGTGAAGGGCTGGATCGTCAAGCCGTTCAAGGGCGACGCCGTGCTCGAGACGTTCAAGAAGCTGGCAAGCTGA
- a CDS encoding glutathione S-transferase has translation MADNSALPLLYSYRRCPYAMRARLAMLQANRRFQTFEIVMRDKPAELLALSPKGTVPVLRLTDGSVLEESLDIMQWAFEARDPEGWWSRGQSDDNLALLRTNDGEFKRQLDRYKYPDRYPQEATARETARARAVETLLIPLESRLQAQRYLGGATPCATDLAIFPFVRQFAAVEPDWFAAQPSPAVQAWLAEWLGSRLFEVCMTKQPVQAVAVFPEYRHPD, from the coding sequence ATGGCCGACAATTCAGCCCTGCCCTTGCTCTACAGCTATCGCCGCTGCCCATACGCCATGCGTGCGCGGCTGGCAATGCTGCAAGCCAATCGACGCTTCCAGACCTTCGAGATCGTCATGCGCGACAAGCCTGCCGAACTGCTGGCGCTGTCCCCGAAAGGCACCGTTCCGGTCTTACGTTTGACCGACGGCAGCGTGCTGGAAGAGAGCTTGGACATCATGCAGTGGGCCTTCGAAGCACGCGACCCGGAAGGTTGGTGGAGCCGCGGGCAATCCGATGACAACCTCGCGCTGCTGCGCACCAATGACGGCGAGTTCAAACGTCAGCTCGATCGCTACAAATACCCCGATCGCTATCCGCAGGAGGCCACGGCGCGAGAGACGGCTCGAGCCCGGGCAGTAGAAACGCTGCTGATACCGCTGGAATCACGCTTGCAGGCGCAACGCTATCTTGGCGGCGCAACGCCGTGCGCAACCGATCTGGCGATCTTCCCGTTCGTGCGGCAATTTGCGGCGGTGGAGCCGGACTGGTTTGCCGCTCAGCCCTCGCCGGCGGTGCAAGCCTGGCTGGCCGAGTGGCTCGGCAGCCGCCTGTTCGAGGTCTGCATGACAAAGCAGCCCGTGCAGGCCGTTGCCGTATTTCCCGAGTATCGGCATCCCGATTGA
- a CDS encoding methyl-accepting chemotaxis protein — protein MGSIVLAVLAGGLVAGVLVWLIRQQKVHAMARTLADAERRIADLSDDLAKRGALVETAGREVAALETTVAQMRDAAADQLEVIEQLRTELQSATAAKEQWANRARQIAEEAARLRGLALTFERWHEQMISLMEQNHDMHVKNQELQSIVRHVVIVSLNASIEAARAGTAGRGFAVVASEVRALAARSEELSKSYRNSLHVNDLTTTATFQDIQAGGKMITASLSSVEALASQFQHQLH, from the coding sequence ATGGGGTCGATTGTTCTGGCCGTGCTGGCTGGGGGCTTGGTGGCGGGTGTGCTCGTGTGGCTGATCCGTCAGCAGAAGGTGCATGCCATGGCACGCACCTTGGCCGATGCCGAGCGCCGTATCGCAGATCTGTCGGACGATCTTGCGAAGCGAGGCGCACTGGTGGAAACGGCCGGGCGTGAAGTGGCAGCGCTGGAAACCACCGTTGCACAGATGCGCGATGCGGCTGCCGATCAACTGGAAGTCATCGAGCAACTGCGTACCGAACTGCAGTCGGCCACGGCTGCCAAGGAACAGTGGGCAAACCGCGCCCGGCAGATTGCCGAAGAAGCGGCGCGGCTGCGGGGCCTGGCACTCACGTTCGAACGCTGGCACGAGCAGATGATCTCGCTCATGGAGCAGAACCACGACATGCACGTGAAGAACCAGGAGCTGCAGTCCATCGTGCGGCATGTGGTGATCGTCTCGCTCAACGCGTCCATCGAGGCTGCGCGTGCGGGCACGGCGGGCCGCGGCTTTGCCGTGGTGGCCAGCGAAGTGCGTGCGCTGGCGGCGCGTTCTGAAGAGCTGTCGAAGAGCTATCGCAACAGCCTGCATGTGAATGATCTGACCACCACTGCCACGTTTCAGGACATCCAGGCGGGCGGCAAGATGATCACTGCGTCGCTGTCGAGCGTCGAGGCGCTGGCGAGCCAGTTTCAACATCAGCTTCACTAG